A stretch of DNA from Clostridium sp. JN-9:
CAATAGATCAGCTGCAGGTCTGGAGCGAAAGAGCAGGAGTAAGTATAATTAAGCACCAGGAAGGGTCAGACCCTGCTGCAGTTGTATTTGATGCTATACAAGCGGCAAAGGCAAGAAATACTGATGTGTTAATTTGTGATACAGCTGGAAGGCTTCATAACAAGAAGAACTTAATGGATGAGCTTGGAAAAATCAATAGGATAATAGACAGAGAGTACAGTGATGCAAAGAAAAAAACATTTCTTGTACTAGATGCAACTACTGGACAAAACGCAGTTCTTCAGGCCAAACAATTCATGGAGGTTTGTCCATTGGATGGCTTGATTTTAACTAAGCTGGATGGAACTGCAAAAGGAGGCATTGTAATTTCTATTAAGCATCAGCTGAATATTCCTGTAACAATGATTGGAGTGGGTGAAGGCATTGAGGATCTGCAGGAATTTAATCCTGAGGAATTTGTAGAAGCATTATTTTAAATGAATTTATTTGAATATGAATTATTTAAGAGGTGTTAAGTAAAAGTACTTGACACCCCTTTATTTCTTTGGTATTATAAATCATGTTAAAAGAATACTAAATAAAAAGGAGAACTCAACTGTAAATAGTTGATTATAATATGGAAGAAAGAATTTTGTTATCCTTATTATTAGATATATATGGAATTTTACTTACAGATAAACAAAATGACATTATGGATCTGTATTATAATGATGATTTATCCCTGCAGGAAATATCAGAGTTAACTAATACTTCCAGGCAGGCTGTGTATGATATAATAAAAAGATGTAATAAATCATTATTAAACTATGAAGATAAATTAAAACTATATGAAAAAAACAAAATCTTTAATGATAAAAAGCAAAAAATATTATGTAAAATTCAAGATATAATCAGAGTAGAAAAAAATGAAAAAAGTGAGGAAACTCTGATTTTATTAAAAAATGAATTAGATAACTTATAGGAGGTTTATCATGGCTTTTGAGGGATTGGCTTCTAAACTTCAGGAAACATTGAAAAAGCTTAGGGGCAAGGGAAAACTAACAGAAAAAGATATAAAAGAAGCTATGAGAGAAGTTAAGCTGGCATTGCTTGAGGCAGACGTTAATTATAAAATAGTTAAGGATTTTATAAAAAATGTGGGTGAGAAATGTACTGGTAGTGATGTCTTAGAAAGTTTAACTCCAGGCCAGCAGGTTATTAAAATAGTAGATGAAGAACTTGTCAAGCTTATGGGAAGCACAGAAAGCCAATTGAATATTGTCCCTGGATTAACAGTTATTATGCTTGTAGGACTTCAGGGAGCAGGAAAAACCACAATGGCTGGCAAACTTGCACTTCATCTAAGAAAGAAAAATAAAAAGGCACTGCTGGTTGCCTGCGATGTATACAGGCCAGCTGCAATTAAACAGCTGCAGGTAGTGGGAAAGCAGATTGATGTGCCGGTTTTCACTATGGGAGACAAGGTAAATCCTGTAGATATATCAAAAGCTGGCATTGAATATGCTAAAAGTAATAATTTAAATACTGTGATAATAGATACTGCTGGAAGGTTACACATTGATGAAGAATTAATGGATGAACTATTAAATATTAAAAATAGTGTAAAACCTAATGAAGTTCTCCTTGTTGTAGATGCCATGACAGGTCAGGATGCAGTTAACGTAGCAGGCAGCTTTAATGATAAGCTTGATATTACAGGAGTTATATTAACTAAACTTGATGGTGATACCAGGGGTGGTGCTGCATTATCAATTAAGGCCATGAGTGGGAAACCCATTAAATTTGTTGGCATGGGAGAAAAAATGAGTGACCTGGAAGTATTTTACCCAGACAGAATGGCTTCAAGAATTTTAGGTATGGGTGATGTACTTACATTAATAGAGAAGGCTCAGCAGGCAATAGATGAGAAACAGGCAAAAGAAATGAGCAGCAGACTGATGAGCCAGGAATTTAATTTAGAGGACTTTATATCATATATAAATCAAATGAAAAAGATGGGACCGCTAAATAAACTAGTTGAAATGATTCCTGGATTCAATAGTAAAGAACTTAAAGGTATGGACTTAAGTAAAAGTGAAAAAGAGTTCTCCAAAATAGAGGCAATTATTAATTCAATGACAGTAAAGGAAAGAAGAAATCCTTCATTAGTAAGCAGTTCCCCTTCAAGAAAAAAAAGAATATCCGCTGGATCCGGAACTACAATACAACAGGTGAATAAAATGCTTAAAGACTTTGAAGCTATGAAGAAAATGATGAAACAAATGAAGGGTATGCAGAAAGGATTTACAAAGAAATCAGCATTATTTGGAAAATTTCCATTTAAATAGAAACAAATATAAATAAATAAGCTTTAGTGCATATATTGTTTATATTCCGTAAAGGAGGTGAAATAACATGGCAGTAAAAATCAGATTAAGAAGAATGGGCGCTAAAAAAGCTCCTTTTTACAGAGTAGTTGTAGCAGATTCCAGATCACCAAGAGATGGAAGATTTATCGAAGAGATAGGCTACTATAACCCAACTACAAAACCAGCTGTTATTAAAATAGATGGTGAAAAAGCTACTGAATGGGTAAAAAATGGTGCACAGCCAACTGATATAGTTAAAAAGCTTTTTGCTAGGGCTGGAGTTAGCGAAAATAGCGGCAAGTAGTAATTACTGGGGGTGTAAATATGAAAGAATTAGTTGAAATTATAGCTAAATCATTAGTTGACAACCCAGATATGGTTCAAGTTAATGAGGTTGCTGGAGAGCAATCCATTATTCTTGAATTAAAAGTCGCACCAGAAGATATGGGAAAAGTTATAGGAAAGCAGGGAAGAATAGCTAAGGCTATACGAACTGTGGTAAGGGCAGCAGCAATTAAAGAAAATAAAAGGGTTGTTGTTGAGATTATTTAAAGAGTTAGGTGCGCCTAACTCTTTTTGCTAATATATTTTTGATGATAAGATTACAAATTGTTCAATATAATAAGGAGATATACTATGGAACAGTTCATAACAATTGGTGAAATAATAAATTCTCATGGTGTACATGGAGAGTTAAAAATATTGCCATTGACAGATGACTTAAAAAGATTTAGAAAATTAAAAAAAGTATATATTGATAATAATGAAAAGATGGTATCATGGTGTAAACTTCAATCAGATAAAGTAATATTAAAAATTGAAGGCATAGATACTATAAATGATGCAATAAAATATAAGACTAAGCTTTTAAAAGTTCAAAGAAAAGATGCAGTTAAACTTTCAGAGGGAAGATATTATGAAGCAGATATAATTGATTGCAATGTAGAAGATGAAAATGGGGTATACCTTGGAAAGATAAATGAGATAATACATACAGGAAGTAATGATGTATATTGGATTAAAGGAGAAAAGGAACTTCTAATTCCAGCTCTTAGAAGCGTAGTGATAAAAATGGATGTAGAAAATAGTAAGATTATAATAAAGCCGGTAGATCAATGGCAGTAAAATTTCACATATTAACATTATTTCCTGGTATGTTTAATATTTTTAATGAAAGTATTATTGGAAGGGCAGTTGCTAATGGTATTCTGGAAATAAATACAGTAAATATTCGAGACTATACAAAAGATAAGCACAAAAAAGTTGATGATTATCCATATGGTGGAGGGGCAGGAATGGTAATGGCTGCACAGCCCATTGTAGATAGTATTAGGGCAGTAAAAAGCAATAGCTGCGGCAAAGTAATATATTTGGGACCTAGGGGAAGAACATTTAATGAGGAAGTTGCAAAGGAACTTGCAAAAGAGAAAGAATTAATATTTCTTTGTGGACATTATGAAGGAATTGACGAAAGGGTTTACAAATATATTGATGATGAAATATCATTAGGTGATTTTGTCTTAACAGGGGGGGAAATGGCATGCATCCCCATTATCGACAGCATAAGCAGGCTGGTACCAGGAGTGCTTTCATCCTCTGAAAGTTATATTGAGGAATCATTTTATAATAATGTTTTGGAATATCCACAATATACAAGACCGCCAGTTTTTGAAGGATATGCAGTCCCAGAGGTACTTCTCAGTGGTCATCATGAGAAAATAAGAAAGTGGAGAAGAGCAATATCACTTAGAATAACAAAATCAAAAAGGCCAGATTTATTTTCAAAATTAGAGCTTTCATCTGAAGATTACAGATTATTAAAGGAATTTTTACAATCCGAAGATAATTCTTCAGAAGTTTAGCACCTAAAAAAGTTTTAGGGCGCAGCCCGCTGATTTATATTGATTTGCTAGTATTTAATAAAAACATTGTAAAATCCGATTTCTACTGGAAATTATAAAAAAAATTTGCATAATAAAAGCATCCTTTTTATAATAGTTTTGCACAACACAATAGAAAGGATGCCTTAAGATGAATAAAAGTTATTTAAAACAAATGCTCACCTATATTAATAAAGTATACGATATAGGTGAAAAAATCAATACCTTAGAGGATAAAAAGATAAAATCTCTAGTAAAAATTTCAACAATCACCTTTGTAGTTTTGTTTGGATTTATGCTTCAAATAAGAAGTTTCAACAGGTTAGAGCATTGGCTTAAAAAAGGTAAATTTAAAAAAGTATTACCTAAAAACACTAAAATGATTCACATTGATGCCGTTAGGCGCTGCTTAAGTGATTTTGATTTGAATGGTTTGAAAAATATTTATGATAGTATAATTAGAACTACGATAAAAAATAAGATATTTAGAAATGGTACCATAGATGGCTTAAAGGTAGTTGCTGTAGATGGTGTAGAATTATTTGAAAGTGCTAAAAAATTTTGTGACAAATGTCTTTCACGAAAGAATAAGGATGGCACTACTCGTCATTTCCACAGATCTGTAGTTTGTACTACCGTAGGTTCGGATCCCCATGTTATTTTAGGACAAGAAATGCTTGAACCTAAGAAAGATAGTTCGAATAAAGATGAAGGTGAAATCACCGGAGGTATAAGATTAATAAAAAAATTATATCGTAAATATCACCATTTTGCCGATATTATAGTAGCTGATGCTTTATATTGTAAATCTACTTGGATAAAAGAAGTCCTTTCAATAGGAATGAATGCAGTAGTAAGAGTTAAAGATGAGCGTCTTCTCATTGTAAAGGATGCATTAGCTCTATTTAAGCGCCGTGAGGCTGATAAGAAATGGATTGTAAAGCAGGGAAGTAAAGACTATACCAAAATTAAAGCTTGGGATGAAGATAATTTTGAAATATCAGATCCGACTATCAAAGTTAGATTTATAAGGTTTATAGAAGAAATTCATACTGGAGATAAGGTAGAAATTAAAGAAGGCTGGATTATAACAACAGACAAATTTGCCTCAGTAGAAACCTTGTGGAAGATAATGCACAAGAGGTGGGATATAGAAAATAATGCCTTTCATCAGCTTAAAACAGAATGGCATTTAGATCATTGCTTTCTTCATAGCCCTACGGGCGTAGAGACAGTACTGATGTTTATAATTATAGCGTTTAATCTGATGCAGTTATATTTTTTTAGATGTATCAGAGGTTTTAGAAAGAAACGGATGCTTCAAATAGATATTATTGAAGATATAAAAGATGAAAGATTTACTATAGATGACAACTGGAATAATCCAATATTTAAAAAGACTTAATATAAAAATAAAATTGGAAATCGATTATTAAAATTTCTTAGGGTAAGGGTAATTATAACTATTTTTTCGACATATCGGTCTGTTGATTTACCAGCCATGTAAGAAAGTACAATAAAATACAATTCCAGTAAAAGTAAATCTTTTACTGGAATTTAGATGCGAAATCTCTGATAATTCTTAATTGTTATTGCAAAATTTAAGGGCTTATGATAAAATAAGCTTTGTGCTAGTACGGGCGGTCCTCTGCTTGCAATCATGCTGAGCAAGAACGTCA
This window harbors:
- the ftsY gene encoding signal recognition particle-docking protein FtsY, which codes for MFGSFFNRLKEGLSKTKDNFTGKINEMLKLAVYIDDDLYEELEEILISADIGVETTLFIIEKLKDKIKEERISDPSLVKKCLKEVIIDILGDEKGSISPKEIPEVLLIIGVNGVGKTTSIGKIAYRLKENGYKVLMAAADTFRAAAIDQLQVWSERAGVSIIKHQEGSDPAAVVFDAIQAAKARNTDVLICDTAGRLHNKKNLMDELGKINRIIDREYSDAKKKTFLVLDATTGQNAVLQAKQFMEVCPLDGLILTKLDGTAKGGIVISIKHQLNIPVTMIGVGEGIEDLQEFNPEEFVEALF
- a CDS encoding putative DNA-binding protein, which produces MEERILLSLLLDIYGILLTDKQNDIMDLYYNDDLSLQEISELTNTSRQAVYDIIKRCNKSLLNYEDKLKLYEKNKIFNDKKQKILCKIQDIIRVEKNEKSEETLILLKNELDNL
- the ffh gene encoding signal recognition particle protein is translated as MAFEGLASKLQETLKKLRGKGKLTEKDIKEAMREVKLALLEADVNYKIVKDFIKNVGEKCTGSDVLESLTPGQQVIKIVDEELVKLMGSTESQLNIVPGLTVIMLVGLQGAGKTTMAGKLALHLRKKNKKALLVACDVYRPAAIKQLQVVGKQIDVPVFTMGDKVNPVDISKAGIEYAKSNNLNTVIIDTAGRLHIDEELMDELLNIKNSVKPNEVLLVVDAMTGQDAVNVAGSFNDKLDITGVILTKLDGDTRGGAALSIKAMSGKPIKFVGMGEKMSDLEVFYPDRMASRILGMGDVLTLIEKAQQAIDEKQAKEMSSRLMSQEFNLEDFISYINQMKKMGPLNKLVEMIPGFNSKELKGMDLSKSEKEFSKIEAIINSMTVKERRNPSLVSSSPSRKKRISAGSGTTIQQVNKMLKDFEAMKKMMKQMKGMQKGFTKKSALFGKFPFK
- the rpsP gene encoding 30S ribosomal protein S16, coding for MAVKIRLRRMGAKKAPFYRVVVADSRSPRDGRFIEEIGYYNPTTKPAVIKIDGEKATEWVKNGAQPTDIVKKLFARAGVSENSGK
- a CDS encoding KH domain-containing protein, which codes for MKELVEIIAKSLVDNPDMVQVNEVAGEQSIILELKVAPEDMGKVIGKQGRIAKAIRTVVRAAAIKENKRVVVEII
- the rimM gene encoding ribosome maturation factor RimM (Essential for efficient processing of 16S rRNA), with translation MEQFITIGEIINSHGVHGELKILPLTDDLKRFRKLKKVYIDNNEKMVSWCKLQSDKVILKIEGIDTINDAIKYKTKLLKVQRKDAVKLSEGRYYEADIIDCNVEDENGVYLGKINEIIHTGSNDVYWIKGEKELLIPALRSVVIKMDVENSKIIIKPVDQWQ
- the trmD gene encoding tRNA (guanosine(37)-N1)-methyltransferase TrmD, which translates into the protein MAVKFHILTLFPGMFNIFNESIIGRAVANGILEINTVNIRDYTKDKHKKVDDYPYGGGAGMVMAAQPIVDSIRAVKSNSCGKVIYLGPRGRTFNEEVAKELAKEKELIFLCGHYEGIDERVYKYIDDEISLGDFVLTGGEMACIPIIDSISRLVPGVLSSSESYIEESFYNNVLEYPQYTRPPVFEGYAVPEVLLSGHHEKIRKWRRAISLRITKSKRPDLFSKLELSSEDYRLLKEFLQSEDNSSEV
- a CDS encoding transposase, encoding MNKSYLKQMLTYINKVYDIGEKINTLEDKKIKSLVKISTITFVVLFGFMLQIRSFNRLEHWLKKGKFKKVLPKNTKMIHIDAVRRCLSDFDLNGLKNIYDSIIRTTIKNKIFRNGTIDGLKVVAVDGVELFESAKKFCDKCLSRKNKDGTTRHFHRSVVCTTVGSDPHVILGQEMLEPKKDSSNKDEGEITGGIRLIKKLYRKYHHFADIIVADALYCKSTWIKEVLSIGMNAVVRVKDERLLIVKDALALFKRREADKKWIVKQGSKDYTKIKAWDEDNFEISDPTIKVRFIRFIEEIHTGDKVEIKEGWIITTDKFASVETLWKIMHKRWDIENNAFHQLKTEWHLDHCFLHSPTGVETVLMFIIIAFNLMQLYFFRCIRGFRKKRMLQIDIIEDIKDERFTIDDNWNNPIFKKT